A part of Prolixibacteraceae bacterium genomic DNA contains:
- a CDS encoding DUF3857 and transglutaminase domain-containing protein, with product MNKTNSIFLLLFIWCCSSAYAKDHSEYNTNLITQEMKVDAHAVVRLSSTHIEISSQKELNVKTHNVITLLDSDGHKLIDLSAFYSNSRRLKNIKATTYDAYGKEIKKYSKGKFLDHSLSNGYIFATDSRLKVLDLHPHSYPITISFELEYVDETTAFIPSWLPIRYYGCSIEKSYYSISKPSFSKYILNEKNLSEHKISKKVQDNRIEYTLKNQPALNYETKMPPQNTLFPEVSITLNNFSYKGVQGEAMNYKELGKWYYNSFIQNHFSLSTEIQARVKELVKGEEDPIKKARILYHYLQNNTRYVCVTIDKGGIEPEKAEKVAQQGYGDCKGLSNYMKAMLDVVGVPSYHTLISSGENNDIDTSKVQLGGNHMILNIPNQGKDIWLECTSSDGAFGFVQRSIRNKNVIIIKPEGGVLSKTPQFPDSTNILKTVADVIIDKSGTASVDYKRTSTDLFYGYYYDLPSYKKKNQTKFYMKNWKNIPNLSIENISYNHDSIHFNFSENLKLKIPDFFTHIGETNGIHISKLSSFDHYTPKYRHRKYPIEVSNGVVYNMKMTFHLPKENEFKSSPKDVDFKTKYGSYHRHIKIKDPNTIIIERVIELYRETYSADEYSSYRSFIEKIESKENIILAI from the coding sequence ATGAACAAAACAAACTCAATCTTTCTACTTCTCTTCATTTGGTGTTGTAGTTCCGCATATGCAAAAGATCATTCTGAATACAACACAAACCTAATAACACAAGAGATGAAGGTTGATGCACATGCTGTTGTAAGACTCAGCTCGACTCATATTGAAATCTCATCTCAAAAAGAACTAAATGTAAAGACCCATAATGTTATTACACTACTTGATTCTGATGGTCATAAATTAATCGACCTTAGTGCCTTTTATAGCAATAGTAGAAGACTCAAGAATATTAAAGCGACCACTTATGATGCATACGGTAAAGAGATAAAGAAATATAGTAAAGGTAAGTTTCTTGATCACAGCCTCTCTAATGGATATATTTTTGCCACAGATAGTCGTTTAAAGGTTCTCGACTTACATCCCCACTCCTATCCAATAACAATCTCTTTTGAGTTGGAGTATGTAGATGAAACAACTGCTTTTATCCCAAGTTGGCTTCCAATTAGATATTATGGATGTAGTATTGAGAAAAGCTATTATTCAATCTCTAAGCCAAGTTTTTCTAAATATATACTAAACGAAAAGAATCTTTCGGAACACAAAATATCTAAAAAGGTACAAGACAATAGAATTGAATATACCTTAAAGAATCAACCCGCTTTAAATTATGAAACGAAGATGCCTCCACAGAACACACTGTTCCCAGAAGTATCAATCACGTTGAATAATTTCTCATACAAAGGCGTTCAAGGTGAGGCTATGAACTATAAAGAACTCGGGAAATGGTATTACAATTCATTTATCCAAAACCACTTCAGTCTATCTACTGAAATACAAGCAAGAGTAAAAGAACTTGTTAAAGGGGAAGAAGACCCTATAAAAAAAGCAAGGATTTTATATCATTATCTCCAAAATAACACTAGATATGTATGTGTAACTATAGATAAAGGTGGAATAGAACCAGAAAAGGCAGAGAAAGTAGCACAACAAGGATATGGAGATTGTAAAGGGCTATCTAATTATATGAAAGCGATGTTAGACGTGGTTGGTGTGCCGTCATATCATACCTTAATTTCATCAGGTGAGAATAATGATATCGACACCTCTAAGGTTCAACTGGGGGGAAATCATATGATTTTAAACATTCCCAATCAAGGAAAAGATATATGGCTTGAGTGTACCTCCTCTGATGGAGCCTTTGGATTTGTACAACGAAGTATCCGAAACAAGAATGTTATTATTATTAAACCCGAAGGAGGAGTTCTAAGTAAGACACCACAATTTCCAGACTCAACCAATATTCTAAAAACAGTTGCAGATGTAATTATAGACAAATCAGGAACAGCAAGTGTCGATTACAAACGTACCTCTACAGATCTATTTTATGGATACTATTACGACCTTCCAAGCTATAAGAAAAAAAATCAAACTAAATTCTATATGAAAAATTGGAAGAATATTCCGAATTTAAGTATAGAGAATATCTCTTATAACCATGATAGTATTCACTTTAACTTTTCAGAGAATTTAAAGTTGAAAATACCGGACTTCTTTACTCATATTGGGGAAACAAATGGAATCCATATTTCCAAGCTTAGTTCCTTTGATCATTACACCCCTAAGTATCGACATAGAAAGTATCCAATAGAAGTATCTAATGGTGTTGTCTACAATATGAAAATGACTTTCCATCTTCCAAAAGAAAATGAGTTTAAATCGTCTCCAAAAGATGTTGACTTCAAAACAAAATATGGAAGTTATCATAGACATATTAAAATAAAAGATCCTAACACAATTATTATTGAGAGAGTGATAGAACTATACAGAGAAACATATTCTGCAGACGAGTATAGTTCATACCGTAGTTTTATAGAAAAGATAGAATCTAAAGAAAATATAATTCTTGCTATTTAA
- a CDS encoding zinc-dependent metalloprotease, translating into MKVFTLTMVFTMLFSFLGFTQKQNQHKCSNSEQYQSYMKDLKQNPQLAKEVENSLERSKRHKKHSFATDQNYIIPIVFHIIHDHGVENITDEKVHEALDIINEDYASINSDLNQLEPSFKSRIGVPNIEFRLAKVDPSGNYTTGITRDVSPLTINGSWDHPEVKRINSWPHDKYLNIWIVRSSNGSNGSAWAYLPYQVDNDDYADLDGIIISSWAFGATTQGYHRILTHEIGHFLNLYHTWSPWLECGAKDACGEDDEVTDTPNCTGYYGGCDTSHSSCGSLDMIQNYMDYAQCPVAFTKGQVERMHTALNSNVAKRNNLWSAENLKATLYPETALIDIQGKKLIESRTNDGTFENVITGKIVDYEFLQESWDPTKVSFDNVPLGLTPEIEIVDNTHFELRFRGKANLHEAAQNISLKVNIDGSLLSTGSSKPTSFGVPVQFRNKYEIVYENTNYHVDSQNTWKYFTIKNTSFAYGFWYDAGKLRLETYKKSILCEDNSENISPIEYGQPINKSGNWNPGGDYPKEHDFTSPNYKKWSNKTAYLGFQVINEMNEPIYGWMKVSVNSSSDAMDLIEYALNTNPNEGILAGQEQQQIAAFSVTRKVFEEEKDTNDGSLLQHSLLSFLNHYQLDSDRDLRANIDYTITGLPVGLTPTFRLIDGKIDLAFSSRAKTHGLSNSSSFTIQLKDHLFTSTQKYRNEIKFDITFIDPYKIITGELPSVSVDSSNKWKWFALFDEGPTYGNWYFEDGHIKLETYNKECITHIGTRNIMKLRKGSIISSDQNWKAPEAYPNQLDIYHAGYTDWYHTEGYIGIVFNVNGTTHYGWLKGKMTGPGTHFEITQYGYNEKPNAPILAGESEAPVIYDIDITSSIQTIEVDEKVQYQLHTTESIEKCTWTFDGGYPNQYIGNTPPPVTYKNNGTFHVQIEVLIDGQTITFTKENIVTVVKPTAITAELLSDRKVIYKEESIQFSIKGSHEIEDCQWTFEGGSPNSYQGIIPPKVIYNQEGVYNVSAIVTLNGHQMNILKDSFITVKEPVVSNYCIPEVNPTYLGLKITEVGINYRPVTVHQEGYINSNHILSFNQSGYNVVSAKVTPEWEETYVRVWIDWNGNNDFEESERVAEMVGPSSQYGTAVYVPEGAVTDTKMRFMLYYGDMQKSACDPITYQGMVIDYPVRILKTKVSTENSIIPKSEIKIYPNPVSDILHLQLEYRSNIDIINVLGNKIKTINLSPGPHQIMVTDLKPGVYILNITSKESNYQKRIMVK; encoded by the coding sequence ATGAAAGTTTTTACCCTTACCATGGTATTTACCATGCTGTTTAGTTTTTTGGGATTTACCCAAAAACAGAACCAACACAAATGCTCTAATTCTGAGCAGTACCAATCTTATATGAAGGATTTGAAACAGAATCCCCAATTGGCTAAAGAGGTTGAAAATTCACTGGAAAGATCTAAGAGGCATAAAAAACACTCTTTTGCTACGGACCAAAATTACATCATCCCAATTGTATTCCATATTATTCATGATCATGGCGTTGAAAATATTACAGATGAAAAAGTACATGAAGCTCTTGATATTATCAATGAAGACTACGCTAGTATAAACAGTGATCTAAATCAGCTAGAGCCATCTTTCAAATCGAGAATAGGAGTTCCCAATATTGAATTTAGGCTTGCTAAAGTTGACCCTAGTGGTAACTACACAACTGGTATTACTAGAGATGTGTCTCCTCTCACAATTAATGGAAGTTGGGATCACCCCGAAGTGAAAAGAATAAATTCATGGCCACATGACAAGTATTTAAATATATGGATTGTTAGAAGCTCAAATGGAAGCAATGGTTCCGCTTGGGCTTACCTACCCTATCAAGTAGACAATGATGATTATGCGGACCTCGATGGTATTATTATTTCATCATGGGCTTTTGGAGCAACAACACAAGGATACCATCGTATCTTAACACATGAAATTGGGCACTTCTTAAACTTATATCATACATGGAGCCCATGGCTTGAATGTGGAGCCAAAGATGCTTGTGGTGAAGATGATGAAGTCACAGACACTCCGAATTGTACAGGATATTATGGTGGATGTGACACAAGTCATAGTAGTTGTGGTTCTCTCGATATGATACAGAATTATATGGATTATGCACAATGTCCAGTAGCATTTACCAAAGGACAAGTTGAGAGGATGCATACAGCACTGAATTCTAATGTAGCCAAACGTAATAATCTTTGGAGTGCTGAGAATTTAAAAGCTACCCTATATCCAGAAACCGCTCTTATAGATATCCAAGGAAAGAAACTGATTGAGAGTAGAACGAATGATGGTACATTCGAGAATGTGATAACAGGGAAAATTGTAGATTATGAATTTCTTCAAGAATCTTGGGATCCAACAAAAGTATCATTCGATAACGTTCCTTTAGGATTAACTCCTGAAATAGAGATTGTCGACAATACTCATTTTGAGCTAAGATTTAGAGGAAAAGCAAATCTACATGAAGCAGCTCAAAATATAAGTCTCAAAGTCAATATCGATGGATCATTATTATCTACAGGTTCCTCAAAACCAACAAGCTTTGGTGTTCCTGTTCAATTCAGGAATAAGTATGAAATCGTATATGAGAATACAAATTATCATGTGGACAGTCAAAATACTTGGAAATATTTCACCATTAAGAATACATCATTTGCATATGGTTTTTGGTATGATGCAGGAAAACTTAGACTTGAAACATATAAGAAATCGATTTTATGCGAAGATAATAGTGAAAACATTTCTCCTATAGAGTACGGTCAGCCAATTAACAAGTCAGGAAACTGGAATCCAGGAGGTGACTACCCTAAAGAGCATGATTTTACATCACCGAACTACAAAAAATGGAGTAATAAAACGGCATATCTTGGATTTCAAGTAATCAATGAAATGAATGAACCCATATATGGGTGGATGAAAGTTTCGGTCAACAGCAGTTCTGATGCAATGGATTTAATTGAATATGCTCTTAATACAAACCCAAATGAAGGTATTCTAGCTGGACAAGAACAACAACAGATTGCAGCATTCAGTGTTACTCGTAAAGTATTCGAAGAGGAGAAAGATACAAACGATGGAAGCTTGCTCCAACATAGTTTACTTTCATTTCTTAACCATTACCAATTAGATAGTGATAGAGATCTTAGAGCAAATATCGATTATACAATCACAGGGCTACCTGTAGGATTAACTCCTACTTTTAGATTAATAGATGGGAAAATTGATTTGGCTTTCTCTAGTAGAGCAAAAACACATGGTCTTTCAAACAGTTCATCCTTCACAATTCAATTGAAAGATCATCTATTTACAAGTACGCAAAAATATAGAAATGAAATCAAGTTTGATATCACATTTATTGATCCATATAAAATAATCACAGGTGAACTACCCTCTGTAAGTGTTGACTCTTCAAACAAGTGGAAATGGTTCGCATTATTTGATGAAGGACCGACCTATGGAAATTGGTATTTTGAAGATGGACATATAAAATTAGAGACCTATAATAAAGAGTGCATTACACATATTGGCACTCGTAACATTATGAAATTACGAAAAGGATCAATAATATCTAGTGATCAAAACTGGAAGGCCCCTGAAGCCTACCCTAATCAATTAGATATTTATCATGCAGGATATACTGATTGGTATCATACCGAAGGATATATAGGCATTGTTTTCAATGTTAATGGAACAACTCATTATGGTTGGCTTAAAGGAAAGATGACAGGACCAGGTACACATTTCGAAATCACCCAATACGGATATAATGAGAAACCAAATGCTCCAATATTAGCAGGTGAGTCAGAAGCTCCAGTAATATATGACATTGATATTACTAGTAGTATCCAAACAATTGAAGTAGATGAAAAAGTACAGTATCAATTACATACAACTGAATCAATCGAGAAGTGTACATGGACCTTTGATGGTGGATATCCTAATCAATATATTGGGAATACACCTCCACCAGTTACATATAAGAATAATGGCACCTTCCATGTACAAATTGAAGTATTAATTGATGGACAAACTATAACATTCACAAAAGAGAATATAGTAACAGTTGTCAAACCAACAGCCATAACAGCTGAATTGTTATCTGACAGAAAAGTCATCTATAAAGAAGAAAGTATACAATTTAGTATAAAAGGAAGTCATGAAATCGAAGATTGCCAATGGACCTTTGAAGGAGGAAGCCCCAATAGCTATCAAGGTATAATTCCACCTAAAGTTATATATAATCAAGAAGGGGTCTATAATGTTTCAGCTATCGTAACATTAAATGGACACCAAATGAACATCTTAAAGGACAGCTTTATTACAGTGAAAGAACCTGTTGTTAGCAACTACTGTATCCCTGAAGTTAATCCGACTTATTTAGGATTAAAGATCACTGAAGTTGGAATCAACTATAGACCTGTTACAGTCCACCAAGAAGGATATATCAATTCGAATCATATTCTTTCTTTTAATCAGTCTGGATATAACGTTGTTTCCGCAAAAGTAACTCCAGAGTGGGAAGAAACATATGTAAGAGTCTGGATAGACTGGAATGGGAACAATGATTTTGAAGAATCAGAAAGAGTAGCAGAAATGGTTGGCCCTTCATCACAATATGGAACAGCAGTATACGTACCAGAAGGTGCTGTCACTGACACCAAGATGAGATTTATGCTTTACTATGGGGATATGCAAAAGAGTGCATGTGATCCAATTACATATCAAGGTATGGTTATAGATTATCCAGTTAGAATCTTAAAGACTAAGGTCTCAACTGAAAATAGTATCATACCGAAATCTGAAATTAAAATATACCCTAATCCAGTTAGTGATATTTTACATTTACAGCTAGAGTATAGATCTAACATTGATATTATAAATGTATTAGGAAATAAAATAAAAACAATAAACTTATCTCCTGGACCACACCAAATTATGGTTACAGATCTAAAACCAGGAGTCTATATTTTAAATATTACATCAAAAGAGAGTAACTATCAAAAAAGAATAATGGTTAAATAA
- a CDS encoding transposase codes for MLQNKSTKVFSETQSFFSSSEKGINRIISLYKLLNLRQLKLGNKELPQSTYFKGDILLGLLLFPIFSIPNIYSYSKHYLSEMLEAQKNTFYRFKNNSQIDWRTIVSSCNNKLFGQIAKNSHSDDCNQAERCLIIDDTDFEKSTYKTEHVSKIWSHVTHRYIFGFKGLFLGLWDGKSYFTLDFSLHKERGKNKKTPFGLTAKQRKKQFSKKRSTKSNGFNREKELVIDKITMAKEMMVNAIKQGITVDYILMDSWFFCDSILKTVISNGMHLVAMAKMSSAKYSFKDKEYSTKELALLLKQRKRVKWVKSLSLYCAEVTVKYKGTDVKLFFCKNSKRGKWHLLVSSNTKLSIEKAYQIYSIRWSIEVFFKESKNYFGLGKSQSSDFDAQIADLSVAIIEFNVFSLAKRFEAYETLGGIFAHVKDQGMELVIVQRIWGFILELMRTLAEIIDSDFNELIISVLKNKPENNKFFRLIESMVYEPE; via the coding sequence ATGCTTCAGAATAAAAGTACAAAAGTTTTTTCAGAGACACAGAGTTTTTTCAGTTCAAGTGAAAAAGGAATTAATCGAATTATTAGCCTTTACAAGTTACTCAACTTAAGACAACTGAAATTAGGAAATAAAGAGTTGCCTCAGTCTACTTACTTCAAAGGTGACATACTATTAGGCTTACTACTTTTCCCAATTTTCTCTATCCCTAATATTTATAGCTACAGTAAGCATTATCTATCAGAGATGTTAGAAGCACAAAAGAATACATTCTATCGATTTAAAAATAACAGCCAGATAGATTGGCGTACTATAGTTTCATCATGTAATAATAAACTCTTTGGTCAAATAGCCAAAAACTCTCACTCTGATGACTGTAATCAAGCAGAAAGATGCTTAATTATTGACGATACTGATTTTGAGAAGTCTACCTACAAAACTGAACATGTTAGTAAAATATGGTCGCATGTAACCCATCGTTATATATTTGGTTTTAAAGGATTATTTCTAGGTTTATGGGATGGCAAAAGCTATTTTACATTGGACTTCTCTCTACATAAAGAAAGAGGGAAGAATAAAAAGACTCCATTTGGACTCACTGCCAAACAACGTAAAAAACAGTTCTCAAAGAAACGATCAACAAAGAGTAATGGGTTTAACCGAGAGAAAGAACTCGTTATTGATAAAATAACGATGGCAAAAGAGATGATGGTAAATGCTATTAAACAAGGAATTACAGTAGACTACATACTTATGGACAGTTGGTTCTTCTGTGATTCAATATTAAAAACTGTGATCTCTAATGGTATGCATCTTGTTGCAATGGCTAAGATGTCTAGTGCTAAATATTCTTTCAAAGACAAAGAATATAGCACCAAAGAACTTGCTCTCTTACTTAAACAGCGAAAGAGAGTAAAATGGGTAAAGTCACTTAGTCTATATTGTGCAGAAGTCACAGTGAAATATAAAGGTACAGATGTAAAACTATTCTTTTGCAAGAACAGTAAGCGAGGGAAATGGCATTTATTGGTATCTTCAAATACAAAGCTGAGCATAGAGAAAGCTTATCAGATATATAGTATTAGATGGAGTATTGAGGTCTTTTTTAAGGAATCAAAGAACTATTTTGGTTTAGGAAAATCTCAATCGAGTGATTTTGATGCTCAAATAGCAGATCTATCTGTAGCTATTATTGAGTTTAACGTTTTTAGTTTAGCAAAAAGGTTCGAGGCATATGAGACGCTAGGTGGAATCTTTGCTCATGTAAAAGATCAAGGAATGGAACTTGTAATAGTACAACGAATTTGGGGTTTTATCCTCGAATTGATGAGAACTCTCGCAGAAATCATCGATAGTGATTTTAATGAATTGATAATCAGTGTACTTAAAAATAAACCCGAAAATAATAAATTCTTTAGGCTCATTGAATCAATGGTTTATGAACCTGAATAA